The DNA segment CACCAACACCTCCTCAAGTGCCAGGAACACTTACCATTAGTAACATGGTTTAAATAACGTTGCACCGCAACACTTGTGAAAGTGTTGTTATCATAGGAATAAAAAGATTATGATTTTAAAAGATAAGCTTTTATCATCATGACTGTGGCGAGCCAAACCTGAACGCTCATAATCTATACAATGTAATGACTGTCTATATGTCTTTCTGTTCCAAGTTGGAGGGCAGCCACCCTAGGATAGCTTCACCGAATTTTTAACAGGTATTGCTAGTGGTTACGTGCCCATCATGGGTGGATCAGGATTGGAATCAATGAAAAAAATAAGTGCCACGTGGCACTTTGTTAAATTTACACCCATGAGAAACTTCCAACATGAAGGTCTGTTACCCTTCCAACATGAAGTATACTTTTGCCACATTTAGTGAAgggaaatcgacttgagaatggtccaggacggaccgaaacgtcgtcgtcccttcaccttctagtgtgtggtctggtcaacatcagccacgttattgtgactcctcgcctgcacttaGTGAAGATATTCACATGTGTAAAGATCCACTGTGACACTGTAATAAGCGGCCTCGCTAGACGACTGCAGGCCGGGAGGGTAAAGTTCTTGAGCAGTGAGTCACATGATCGATACCCGGTGTGTAAACTGGGAGTCAGCTGGCTAACAGTTAGCTGGTAAACTGAGTCAGTAGACACTGTAAACTGTTGAGTGGTGAGATCCAGGTCACAATATGGAGACCATAAGTTAGCTGACTGATGGAGGCCATGTTAACAATATGATATATTTCAGAGTGTAACCTACATTAACTAACACTGCCTTAACTAACACTGCCACAACCCAACATGGCCTAACTAACCCTGTCACAACCCAACACAACCTAACTAACCCtgccagattcctgagcctattgggctctatcgtatctacatttgaaactgtgtatggagtcagcctccaccacatcactgcctaatgcattccatttactaaccactctgacactgaaaaaattatttctaatgtctctgtggctcatctgggtactcagtttccacctgtgtccccttgttcgtgtcccacccgttctgaagagtttgtctttgtccaccctgtcaattcccctgagaattttgtaggtagttatcaagTCTCCccttacacgtgtgtgtgtgcgtttgtacatcctccccccccccctccccagtaaTGTACTcagcactaggtgagtacattaccACTAGGGGAGTACACGACACCATTGAGTACTGTGGTATATGCTCCCGTGCCGTGGTCGCCATGGTGACGCCATCAAAACATAACCTTGACCAGTCACAGTCCCAAGGGAACAACAACGCACAAATTCCCTTATGAAATATGACACAAAATACCTGTGGTCACTTTCCATAGTTTGTATAGCATCCCGACCCGTGGTTAGGCTTCTTAGCCTGGTGATACGATGATCAGTGAGGCTGTTGTGGCCGCGGCCACCACACCCCCATGCTCCTAGCTGCAGGAACTTGCTGTAGTAGCAgctagtttagacctattgtcttatgtatgaccctctgtcctgcgtgacagtgaatactagcattatcctcacttaataagactatcaaaatcctcagattaagcaaaattgtaattaattttgtcaataaagatgttaataataataataagctaaGGCTACATATAGGCCCTTCTTCAACACCAAAGAATTGCTCCGGTAATATTTTAATGTTGTGTTGATAAAAGGTTCAGTGGCGAACCTGTTGTGTTCGTACAAGGTTGTCTGGTCACGCCTCGAACCCCAGTTCTCTGATGAGGAAGCCTAAGGCTTATCTAggaaccccctcccccttcccccccccaccctaggtCAACTATTGACCTTCCTCAGGAGGCATCACACAACAGTTGCCCAACTCCAGGGAATAAATTTGACTGCTAAGTTAACATGAGGTGAAAAGAAAGGAAATGTACCTAACAGTTTCTGTCGTGCCGGGGTATTGAACCCAATACCCTTGGttgtgagctgtgtgtgtgtgtgtgtgtgtgtgtgtgtgtgtgtgtgtgtgtgtgtgtgtgtgtgtgtgtgtgtgtgtgtgtgtgtgtgtgtgtacgtgtgtgtgtgtacgtgtgtgtgtgtacgtgtgtgtgtacgtgtgtgtgtacgtgtgtgtgtgtacgtgtgtgtgtgtacgtgtgtgtgtgtacgtgtgtgtgtgtgtgtgtgtgtgtgtgtgtgtgtgtgtgtgtgtgtgtgtgtgtgtgtgtgtgtgtgtgtgtgtgtgtgtgtgtgtgtgtgtgtattcatctagttatgcttgcggaggttgagctctggctctttggtcccgcctctccattgtcaatcaactggtgtacaggttcccgagcctactgggctctatcatatctacacttgaagctgtgtgtgtgtgtgtgtgtgtgtaagagaggcCTAAGATACAGGACGGATTACTGCGGTAAACAGTAAAGGTGATAGCATGGCTCCTGGGTTATGGGAGATGAAGCTGTCCAGACTGCATGACCTATCTTATCCCCGACACACCATTCTAACGCGGCTACGGAGCCTAATATgttcccacactcacccacaacaaTCCCTCGCTCTCTATGAATACATCGCCAAGCAATTGACAACAAAAATACATGTGCATATTTATGCGTAGCTTAGTTTACCGTCGTAATATATTGGCACGAGTGTGGTAATTATTATTGTACATGCACCAATGTACAAATTATGAACATATTTGAACACCGCCTTCGCCATCACAGCCGTTCAAACATATCActtctgcagtttttcaaattcaaatttttattcaggaaaagtacatacatagatgatttacaaacataattgtgaatttatagagctagtacctacaatacctaaagccactaatacgcttagcgtttcgggcTCTTCTTTGCATCAAAAGTTTGTTTACAATGTAATACGGTCTATATATCTGTATCCACACAAGTCTATTGACACTTTCCTGTACATGTTGAAACTTCCTGTTGCTttggagtctctctctctctccgggagccggtcggccgagcggacagcacgctggactagtgatcctgtggtcccgggttcgatcccaggcgccggcgagaaacaatgggcagagtttctttcaccctatgcccctgttacctagcagtaaaataggtacctgggtgttagtcagctgtcacgggctgcttcctgggggtggaggcctggtcgaggacctggccgcggggacactaaaagccccgaaatcatctcaagataacctcaagataacctctctcttGCAGCCTAATCCAGCTATTTAACATGTGCTTCCAACTGAATAATGTTATTAACCTTTCCTGTGTGGCTGATATTCGTCCCATTTACAGATTGTTACTAATCACTTATAAACACTTATAATCACAGCCCAACTACACAATTTCTAACTTTCAAGACCACACTTTATGTGAAACTGTTACCATGTGATTTTCTTTCAAATTCCAATTTACAAAAACTATGTTCTTGTTATTATATAAGTTTAACTTTAGGATCATTTCTACGCTAAGACACCTTAAGTGTCTTTGTTAAGGGCGCCTTTGATGAAAAGACACTTAGTTTTTCACTTGTAATGTCTTTGTTTACACTTCTGATAGAAATTATAAAACTGTTCACTTATAAAGACACGATACCTTAAATAACGTATAACTTAGTATGTGTATAAACAAATAGGAATACGGACGAACCAATACACTTCTACAGGCGTTAAAACACATCCTTACAAACTCACAGCTCACATACACACCCTGAcatacacacctcacacacatggacctcacacacacacatggacctcacacacacacacacacctcatcctCCCATACACACCtcaatcttccacacacacacacatggacctcacacacacctcaatctcccacacacacatggacctcacacacacctcaatctcccacacacacatggacCTCACAACCGTTGATCTAGGGACATACACGATCGTACAGGATGGAGAACAAACACATCACTTATCGCCtcatatctttatcatttattcaAAGTGATAAGGTATAACAAACTATCGTTCTGAAAGACACAGACGGTTTGTctatgtctcacacacacacacacacacacacacacacacacacacacacacactagctacgaATATTGCAGACACGCATTAAAACGCAGCTGTAGGGAACAAGCCGAAGAATGTTATCGATACAACTCCGATTAAAGACACTAAAAAGACCAGACAGATAGTCAAGCCTTTACAGAGAGACAACTCCGGCTTAGACAGTCAGCCAGAGACGGAGGTCATGACGGGGATGACAGCACAGGAGGGTGGAGACAGACAAGAGGAGCGAGAAGTAatgttcactacactagagtcacgtgCACACTGCGGTCCTTCCTCCTGACTGGCGTcgaactatccccccccccaccacccgctgctgctgctgctgctgctcccaacCCCCATCTTCCCCGCCACCACTACTgttatcactaccaccaacacttatatcactaccactaccatcaccatcaacacttatatcactaccatcaccacttgcaccactgccatcaccaccaacacttatATCTTCACAACACTTGTAtcattaccactaccaccaccacctgcaccactaccatcaccaccaatacttatatcactaccaccaccacctgcaccaccacctgcaccaccacctgcaccaccaccaccaacacctacaacaccacctacaccaccacatcaccaacaccaccacatcaccaccaacacctacaccacagACAGGGTAAACAGAGGGGGTGTAACTTTACTGCTACACTCTGGATCTTTAGAGAAGTCAAATTATCAGAGGAATCCGCCCAGCTCGAGTACATACAAGGATTAACAATAGCGTGAGACATGAAGTGGGTGGAGCGGTGACTTACACTCTCACCACCAAACAATACAAGTCTAGGGAACAATACGACCTATGCAAAAAGAGAACTGCCTAAAGGGAACAGAAAAGGCAGCACAGAGGCATGGGGAACAAGAGCCAAAATCCTAATACCAAAGATCTTTAACCCACAGGAAAGAAAGAGGGTCCTTGTTTCCCAAGGACCCTCCACAGGAATGTTGAGACTTGGAGAATAAAACTTGTAGACATGACATATATAACAACATATTACAGGAGGAACAAGAGTAAAAAGAGAGGACCCGAAATACTAACGGTGTGGTGGTCAGcattgattcaaaagcagcactacaaagcctAATAATAAAAAACGGACAGAAAActttgcgatagtcgctgaaattaagagagctgtgaggggtactaatcaaccagggaagagtcgtcaagtttctgtggatcccctcctatGTTGATGctccccctcccatgttggggctccccctcccatgttggaatatgtgggaatgaacgagcagatatgctggctgctgaaggcgctggaggagaccatattgaatacttcatacccaagactctactacaaattagaggtactgtatttggtattgtcaggcaacatcaccgtgacacggTAACTgaagaaaggaggatagaagcacaaaccattgaatctgtacgatggtacaacatggttgcagctggcaatcccaatcattatggacgaagaagaggtggtggccgcgggagagaatcagtaatagcaagagttcgtcttggatacaaataataatggagattcggaatggaaacaacagttgagcagcggagttgcagaatctgtggtgagagtgacggacaccgccttgaccactacctgagagaatgtaaacacctgagagacattagaaatatttgtAGAATAAACCCCactttgtttgagttaggaaaacagtgtcaaatatagatactgttcttaaaagattccccccattttgcacccgcaagataaggtaagattttaagggttgacaaatgttaattttcttgtttgaggagctgttcacttgagacagttaagcaagtcccagctgtgtctgggtacaagtgacaggatgaacaacccagcgggttttcttcctattggggagtgttgtacatgctgctatggcggtgtgtccactcacaagatgagtggcgctgcccaatactgtcactatggcggtgtgtccactcacaagatgagtggcgctgcccaatactgtcactatggcggtgtgtccactcacaagatgagtggcgctgcccaataaactcgcccctcggggcaaaattaaatgaAGAGCAAAAACATTAAAAATGCGACATATTAGTACAAATTAAAGGCAGTAAAACTGACGTTTTCTATACATGGGCCTCGATAGACAAGTAGGGTTGCATATGTTAGTACTTTTCTAGTTAGACAAAAGCGTTTCAGTTTTTTAACGGAgtagaaaatataaaaaaaaaaaactgaggtTAAAGATACAATTCAAAAGGGTTCGAACTATACAATTcaggttgaaaaaaaaaatctttttagTGTTTCCGACTAGCAGTGAAATTTCCTTCCAAGACAATGATTATAGGTTAAGTGGGAGCCATTCACAGGCTGGAGGAATGTTGATTTTTACCTTCTGGTATTAACATGAAACTGTGAAAGTTTATGCTCGAAGCTCGTTTTCTGTTCGCTAAAACcgcatatattattagattagggGGTACTGTATTAATTTAGGTTATGCTGAGCAGGGCACCTTTGGGTTGGTTTTAAACTCTTTGACGAACAGTCTTGTGTAAGGTGACTTACACAAGACTTGTGTAAGTCACTTGTATCCGAGAGGACACTTCTGACGTCATCCGGATGGATAAACTTGcctgtttttttattattattttctaccacagacgtggccacacatttacaatgctaaccatcatatatacattttcttctgtcctccatggacagggttagagatgtgttaaacatatagttcagggggtttattgaacaatcaaccacagaaggtgattcggtgcttttaaaatgctaagctaacctacatacgtaaatacatgggaccaaagagccaaagctcaacccccgcaagcacaattaggtgagtacatagatacacaaatttacgtatgccctacataggaACTTGGCAAGAAAAAAATTgcctgtggttatcttgagatgatttctgggctttagtgtcccggcggcccggtcctcgaccaggcctccacccccaggaagcagcccgtgacagctgactaacacccaggtacctattttactgctaggtaacaggggcatagggtgaaagaaactttgcccattgtttctcgccggcgcctgagatcgaacccgggaccacaggatcacaagtccagcgtgctgtccgctcggccgaccggctccctagacgAACCCAGACGCCATCACCTTCATTTATTTTCTATCTAACTTTTGTGACTGTATCTCTTCATCTCTATTGTACCTCGTTACTGTGTAGCAAGGAGGGAGGCTGATCCCTGGACACGGGAGCCAGCAAAGGCAAGATAGTGGGGATAGTCAGCTGTGAAGCAGCCGTACCACTCTCTAATGATGGATGAAGCCCCATTACAGCAGGAAGGACGACAGCTGAGGCAGGTCGGATGATGGGTGAGAGGGCGAGGAAGATAAAGGTGAATCATGAGATATTAACGAGGAGTCAACTATGAGGTTGGACCTCGTCTGGCCCGTGTAGGGAAGAGTCTCTGAGGGAAACAACCTGCTTGTCGAGTCGTTCAGCGATATGTGTCATCATATCAGAGATGGGCACCACTGTCTTAAACAGTTATGGTAGATAACATAATCGGAAATCCAACTTACCGTAGTAGAGAAATGAATACCTTCCAGCAAACACCTGACGCTGTTATTCCTGAAGCAGCTCATCAATACTCACCAAATGTGCGAGTTTTCCAGTCATTATTGTCTCAAAATTTCCTCTCTGTTACCTGGTCTTAGAGATATCCTCCTAAGCAGCAAAGTCCCACTTTAATTTTCAGTTTGCTGAAGTTATGTCGTTTGAGTGAGTGGGATATGGGTGGAATTGGGTATGGGAGTataataaataggagctgcctcgtatgggccaataggccttctacagttacctttgttcttatgttatgttcttacaACAATCAATACACACTTACCTTTACAATTATTCAGCAGAGCATCGCTATTGGTCGAGGGATTCCAGGACCTCGACCACGGCCTCTTCTGTGACGACGAAGAGCTCTTATTGGCTGCTGTGTTCTTCGATGATGATTGGCTGATTGGGGAGAAGCTCCGATTGGAGAGGAGCATCTTGGCCTCGCTAGCAGAGGAGAATGGAGTGGAGTGACTGGAGGAGAGCTTCCTGTGGGGCGGGGGTGGAGCCGGCCTACTACTCCACCAGGCAGAAGAACTGGGCAGACTACACACGCTAGAGGGCGCTGAAGAGTCACCTTAAACACAACAAACCAAACATCTGCCAGCGACTAATTAGCATTTTACAATAGCCTAAAATAGAACACACCAGAAGACCCTAAACCAGCCTAAATTAACATTATGGGTTAATATATTAACATCTCATAGTCCTATTTACCCAGTCTACTCAAGCCTAGTAAAACCAAACACGGTTTAACTTTGCATAAATTAACAATACAAATTACATCTGAATAGCAAAGAAAACTAATAAAATATAAAGTATAATAGAATGTTTCAGTAAATTAAAACATACTGTACACATTAACAGtacatattacatattattttGGGGACACATTTATCCTTCACCCGTTCCCCTTAACTACAAAACTCTACACAATCTCAACCCAAGAATTTTGCCCCTTCCATTTACTATCGACAGTTAATGATAGATAGAAATAATATCATTATTTCTAATGATAGAAATAATGAAAGACCATCAACGAATGGCCACCCACACAATAACTGGCATGTCGATTCGGGTTTTTAACCAATTACTGCCCTTgttctcacaaacacacatttTATGTATATAAGGTTTCTGATAACTGATCCCATTACCTCGAGGGTTATTAACTGATTGCCACATGGATCTCTAGCTACTGGGATGTAAACACATTTCTAGTAATATTTGTGTGTTAATTTTTAATAGTATATCATAACACTTCACAATGAAATCATGACTTTgttgatcgattggccaatgaggcttcagGGAAACAAgacatgactttggactatctgatccaattattaaaaaacattcatattaaagaaattaattcagatttagaactaAGAAATGGCCAAAGACCTGAAAGCTGTATTAAAAGTATTTGTGAGGTACTTACTGGTGCTGCCTCGCCCCATGAAGATAGGTAGAGAGATCTTCCGTTTAAAACTGCTCTGGTTTTTTCCTCTTGAGTCTCGTCTGACCTCGTCCTCAGAGAGatcgtcctcgtcctcctccctAGAGATGGAGCGGATGATTTTGGAGGGCGAGGTCTTAGAGGGGGAGTAGGCAGTTCGTGGATACTCGCGACGACCAGGGTAAGGGCTTCCGCCTCTCGGGGTGGAGTCTCCTGATGGAGAGGAACTTAATGATAAAATCATTTCAATTCAGACAACACACACCAAACCATAAGTCGCCAGCTGTCTTCACGGTGGAGCCGGAACGACCACCTGACATGAGCGAGGACTCCTATAGACTGTGATCCGCTTACAGTAATACAGAGaagtatatgcaggcgatgagtcacaataacgtagctaaagaatcgacttgagaatggtccaggacggaccgaaacgtcgtcgtcccttcaccttctagtgtgtggtctggtcaacagagaaGCATATGAGGGATTTATCACCTCCAGGTACATGAGGACGCAAAGACTGCAAGACCTGACCATAGATCCTGAAAGTGTTGAGATGGTGAGCAAGTTGCTGGTAATAGAGCGCCACTCATCAGTGTAGAGCAGCCTCGCGCCTGACAGTGTGGTACCAATACTAGACGCCAAACAACAATACCATACAAATTGCTACATAATATAAAAAGTGTGTCTTGGAACACTGAAAACATTATCCTCACAAGAAACTTCATCATCGCTTCAGGCGAGAGTCACACCTGACATATCAACTGGAGTTCTATAATAGAATGATTGAAATCGGACAAGAAAAGAATGAAGGAACAGACTTTAGAATTGTCAGAAACAGTTGACCCTCCAACACAGTCAGAGCTAAAGCACAGACAGAGTAATAAATTAGGCGGAAACAGTAAGACGGAAAAAATAGTGAGGCCTTCCATACGAAGCCTAttgatcacaggataagtatgaggtgcacaataaactagctgccgCTGGTGGCAAACAACAAAAATCAACAATTAGTCTACCCATATGGTTTGCAGAAACAAAAAACAAACATTCCCTCGGCCACTATGTACTGGATTATAATAACTTACAGGAGCTTGGAAACTACCTACAGAAATGGCACTATTGCTGGTACACGCTGCCAACCATCATTTTCATAAAGATTCTTTaactttaacatcaacaaatccaATCAAAAATACACATCAATTATATTAACAAAGATCTGTGAACAGGAAGAACACCCCAGGGGTGTTCATCCTTCTgctgggaggtgggggagggagagattgaaattgaaataagtttattgaggtaaaatacacacaaagggatgaggtagctcaaactattctcaccccgttcagtacatcgtgttaatacatacatagacacacatcacaaacagtaaacatattaccaaacattctgagagataaacatatacatttcctcctatacacaagtagtatggtaccaGACAGACAAATATGCTGCTATGACGGCGTGTTCATTCCCAGcaagagtggcgctgcccaataaattcCCCCTCTGGTgcaaaaaattaaaattaatatgTGAAAAAGTATTGGTGTACTTTTGAAGTAGATAAGACATGGGCGCTTAATGGTGGGCGCCTTGGGGCAAAGAGTAGAGGAAGGGGCTGAAGGAGACGATATATTCCATCACCTCTCAAGCCAAGAAACCCAAAATCTCTGCTCGATCCCCCATATATATATGAGCCAAGACGGCCCAGAACACAAGAGCACATTTATTACAACCAAACCATCTATAGCCTATCAAGCCTAGCGCTAAGACCGGCTTATTTTCTGATTATCTTTGATTGACAGAGGAAAAGGAGAGCATCAGCCTCACTCACGAACCGAAGGGTTACGAAATTAAACGAATATGTATGAAAGTGTGCTTTAAAAAGTGAAGAGAAGAACCCGTATCAAAGTTCTTGATAGTAAGTACTGGTGATGGTGTTTATAAAAAAAGAGAGCAAGAGGTGGCAACACTCACGCTCCTCTCCTCCTATATGCTCAAACACCTCACAATATCTCACCTCAAAGAGGTATCAACAAAGATTGCAATAGCTGGTTTAACGGTGCAATTAATCCATTAAATCGATTACACTCAGAAATATAACATATGATTATTATATATGGTAAACCTGGTACTTGTGTCAAGCTGCCGAGTCACAGCCAGAAGTTATCGTACGGGAAAAGTGATGCGCGGCGAAATGACCGCTCTGGCACTGTAAAATAAATGTCAAAATTGGGGGGCGCGGCTGGCCGAGTGCCCAGCTGGCTTGCCAAGGCATGTATGTATGAGTCATGTGGTAATATACTACACTACAGTATAAGGATCTATTGAGACAATTTATACCAATGACAGGTTATTGTGGCTCTCTTTGGACCACCTTTCTCTTTCAAGAATGATCAGATACATTGTAAACACTCAACATGAATTCAAGTTCATGTTTATTGAgatagaaagaaatacatctcaaagagatagagtagcttaggctatttctaccccccacatGAATTTAGAAGAGGAAAGTCATGCCTGACAAACTTGATAGAGTTCTATGATAGTTACTAAAATATGTCTGGAGAAAAATGTTGTGTAGACTGCTCCTTCTTAGACTGTCAACAAATATTTGATGTTGTTCCTCAGTATAAAGTGTTTTTGAAAAGGCTGATGTAGAAGCAAGCTGGTATtactgggttttcttcctattggggagtgttgtacatgctgctatggcggtgtgtccactcacaggatgagtggcgctgcccaatactgtcactatggcggtgtgtcctaccttgaggctaccttgaggtgcttccggggcttagtgtccccgcggcccggtcgtcgaccaggcctcctggttgctggactgatcaaccaggctgttagacgcggctgctcgcagcctgacgtatgagtcacagcctggttgatcaggtatcctttggaggtgcttatccagttctctcttgaacactgtgaggggtttgccagttatgccccttatgtgtagtggaagcgtgttgaacagtctcgggcctctgatgttgatagagttctctctcagagtacctgttgcacctctgcttttcaacgggggtattctgcacatcctgccatgtcttctggtcttctggtccactcacaggatgagtggcgctgcccaataaactggcCCCTCTgagcaaaatttaaaaaagttTTAATTTGGGAAGACGCTGAACTAAACAAGACAGTATTAGGAGGACAAAAGACAGTCATAGTCAGAGGAGAGTTCTGCAGCCTCGGGGACATGTAACAAGTGAGGTCCTACAAGGCTCGGTTCTCAGACCACAACTGTTCTTAATTTATGTAAACGACCCCAGGGAGTGAACTTGTCTATGTCAATGACTAGAGACGATGCAAAGCTGTTGAGGAACTGTAAAACAGTAGAAGACTCCAGAGTCACAGGAAGACCTTGGCAAATCTCAGGAGAGGAAAAAAATGACTGCTGGAGTTCAATCCCTTCTGTTTAGATTGCTAAGTTCCCTCAGAATGTTATATTTTATATCGTTATGTCTCCATTTTCCTCCTTTGCTCCAGTGTGGTCCagttctctccctccttcctcgtAGTTCAGTCTCTTCTACTCAGGAACCagtcttttttttatatatttttgaagctattttagttttttttaatgttaacAATTGGGGTTTTGTATGTTAAGGCTGCATACTAAAAAAAATGTCTCACGCAGGTTGATTATTGCATTCGAATGATTCTTTGTACAAATCGTTATACAAAGTTGTCAGTCACTTTGGCCCGTAGTTCTTTTATGGTAAAGCAAG comes from the Procambarus clarkii isolate CNS0578487 chromosome 25, FALCON_Pclarkii_2.0, whole genome shotgun sequence genome and includes:
- the LOC123756557 gene encoding vitellogenin-1, giving the protein MLAIKKYFTSKKRRNSAEYGTAGGGGLCTCPQVGGDGRRPSEKDHLSLPSPSLLRHSQGASARQDKDVEVPRYQRHRYRRSISLGQILQSSDGSCSEGVTASSGPYYCRPQADADTNGRASPDSLNETYTDGYGRELSDFEKENLLFLKELDNSYHRALSHSLSNTSLGSTFSEDSLAGDSTPRGGSPYPGRREYPRTAYSPSKTSPSKIIRSISREEDEDDLSEDEVRRDSRGKNQSSFKRKISLPIFMGRGSTSDSSAPSSVCSLPSSSAWWSSRPAPPPPHRKLSSSHSTPFSSASEAKMLLSNRSFSPISQSSSKNTAANKSSSSSQKRPWSRSWNPSTNSDALLNNCKGKCVLIVVRT